A window of Methanobacterium sp. contains these coding sequences:
- a CDS encoding TIGR03557 family F420-dependent LLM class oxidoreductase, whose translation MVEIGFKLASELFGPQELISYAKHAEEAGFDFAAISDHYHPWLSQQGNSPFVWSTLGAISQVTEDLNLMTGVTCPTIRQHPALVAQAVATVATMMPGRFILGVGSGENLNEHIYGDHWPSAPIRIEMLAEAVDVIRTLWQGGMQDYNGYYYHVENAQIYTLPEELPPIYMAADGPIAATTAANNGDGLIVSGGKKEILDIFNQTGGKGKPSYSETSLSWAETDEKAVDMVYKYWPLMAIKGNISWDIPTQTHFEELAKNVKKEDIPEKIPCSSDPQVHIDKIKSNIDAGFDKVCIQQIGNNQHEFIDFYKEEVLPEFQSGQKRL comes from the coding sequence ATGGTAGAAATTGGTTTTAAGCTTGCAAGCGAGTTATTTGGACCTCAAGAACTAATAAGTTACGCTAAACATGCTGAAGAAGCAGGGTTTGACTTTGCAGCAATATCTGATCATTATCATCCTTGGTTAAGCCAGCAGGGTAACAGTCCATTTGTCTGGAGTACCCTTGGAGCCATATCGCAGGTAACGGAGGATTTAAATTTAATGACAGGAGTAACATGCCCGACAATCAGGCAACATCCAGCTTTAGTGGCTCAAGCTGTGGCTACAGTAGCAACAATGATGCCGGGAAGGTTTATCTTAGGAGTAGGTTCTGGTGAAAACTTAAATGAACATATATATGGAGATCACTGGCCATCAGCACCTATACGGATTGAAATGCTTGCAGAAGCAGTAGATGTTATCAGAACTCTCTGGCAGGGAGGGATGCAGGATTATAATGGATATTATTATCACGTTGAAAATGCACAGATATATACTCTCCCTGAAGAGCTTCCACCTATATACATGGCTGCAGACGGGCCAATAGCGGCTACTACTGCAGCAAATAACGGAGATGGGCTGATTGTAAGTGGTGGGAAGAAAGAAATTTTAGATATATTTAATCAGACTGGAGGAAAAGGTAAACCCTCATATTCTGAAACTTCACTTAGCTGGGCAGAAACTGATGAAAAAGCAGTGGACATGGTATATAAATACTGGCCTTTAATGGCCATTAAGGGAAATATAAGCTGGGATATTCCCACACAAACGCATTTTGAAGAACTGGCAAAGAATGTTAAAAAAGAAGATATACCAGAAAAGATACCTTGCAGTTCTGATCCACAAGTACATATTGATAAGATAAAGTCAAATATTGATGCAGGGTTTGATAAGGTATGTATTCAGCAGATAGGTAATAATCAGCATGAATTCATTGATTTCTATAAAGAGGAGGTACTTCCAGAATTCCAGTCCGGGCAAAAACGATTATAA
- a CDS encoding VTT domain-containing protein — MKSRFKWALLAIVILLIILIPFFLFNDSVETWIDYFFNSSPPKLLVGIAIGGLLSIDILAPVPSSVVSTAGGYFLGFISGTLISLAGMTVSCIIGYWLGKKFGTPISERLVGPKELSKLEKLQKKYGDWIIIISRAVPVLAEASVIVAGIGGMPLNRFILLILLSNLGISLVYAAIGDYSAHINSFLLAFAGAVILPTITMTILKLKS, encoded by the coding sequence ATGAAAAGCAGATTTAAATGGGCATTATTAGCTATTGTAATTCTGCTGATAATTTTAATACCCTTTTTCCTTTTTAATGACTCTGTAGAAACCTGGATTGATTACTTTTTTAATTCTTCTCCACCTAAATTATTAGTTGGAATAGCTATTGGAGGGCTTTTATCCATTGATATTTTAGCTCCCGTTCCATCAAGTGTGGTAAGTACAGCTGGAGGTTATTTTTTAGGTTTTATTTCAGGAACTCTGATTTCATTAGCTGGAATGACAGTTAGCTGCATTATTGGCTACTGGTTAGGTAAAAAATTTGGAACCCCTATTTCAGAGCGATTAGTAGGCCCTAAAGAACTTTCAAAGCTTGAAAAACTTCAAAAAAAATATGGTGACTGGATTATTATTATATCACGGGCTGTTCCTGTTTTAGCTGAAGCTTCAGTTATTGTTGCAGGTATTGGAGGTATGCCCCTGAACCGGTTTATTTTATTAATTTTACTGTCAAATTTAGGCATTTCATTAGTATATGCTGCTATTGGGGATTATTCTGCACACATTAATTCCTTTTTACTGGCATTTGCCGGAGCAGTTATTTTACCCACCATTACAATGACTATTTTGAAATTAAAAAGCTAA
- the dnaJ gene encoding molecular chaperone DnaJ, with amino-acid sequence MAEKRDYYEVLGVERGADKKEIKKAYRKLAMKYHPDVNDDPESAEKFKEISEAYAVLSDEEKRNTYDQFGHAGMGGYSNEDIFRNVNFDDIFRGFGFDFGDIFDMFGFGGGRRRSRTERGADVYHDLTITLEDAAFGLEKDIEVFHKKVCPTCEGSKAEPGSNTHQCERCGGTGQVQQVNRTPFGQFVNIAPCSQCRGEGVIIENPCHECRGTGIVREKSTIHIKVPPGVEDGSRLRVPGEGDVGKRGGPPGDLYVLITIKPHKLFERHGADLVYEMPISFVQASLGDEIDVPTLGEEIVSLKIPQGTQPGTSFRIKGKGMPHLRWNGKGNLYVKAKVIIPKKLSPKQKELLKEFADISGKEIYVEDKGFFDKVKDAIKH; translated from the coding sequence ATGGCAGAAAAGCGCGATTACTATGAAGTCCTTGGAGTAGAACGAGGCGCAGATAAAAAAGAGATTAAAAAGGCTTATCGTAAATTAGCAATGAAATATCACCCTGATGTAAATGACGATCCAGAATCTGCTGAAAAATTCAAAGAAATAAGCGAAGCTTATGCTGTTCTTTCAGATGAAGAGAAGAGAAATACATATGACCAGTTCGGACATGCAGGAATGGGTGGATACTCTAACGAAGATATATTCAGAAATGTAAACTTTGATGATATATTTAGAGGCTTTGGATTTGATTTCGGAGATATATTCGACATGTTTGGTTTTGGTGGAGGTCGAAGAAGAAGCCGCACCGAACGCGGAGCTGATGTTTATCATGATCTCACCATAACCCTAGAAGATGCCGCTTTTGGACTTGAAAAAGACATAGAGGTATTCCATAAAAAAGTTTGCCCCACCTGCGAAGGGTCAAAGGCAGAACCGGGATCAAATACCCACCAATGTGAGCGTTGCGGAGGTACAGGACAGGTACAGCAGGTTAATCGAACTCCTTTTGGTCAATTTGTTAATATAGCTCCATGTTCTCAGTGTAGAGGAGAAGGAGTAATTATTGAAAACCCCTGTCATGAATGCCGCGGAACTGGAATTGTAAGAGAAAAAAGCACAATCCATATTAAAGTTCCGCCAGGTGTAGAGGATGGGTCCCGCCTTAGAGTACCTGGAGAAGGAGACGTGGGTAAAAGAGGAGGACCTCCTGGAGATCTCTACGTTTTAATTACAATTAAACCTCACAAATTATTTGAACGTCATGGGGCAGATCTGGTTTATGAAATGCCAATAAGCTTTGTGCAGGCGTCACTTGGTGATGAAATAGATGTCCCAACCCTTGGTGAAGAAATTGTAAGTCTTAAAATCCCTCAAGGGACTCAACCAGGCACATCTTTCCGTATAAAAGGTAAAGGAATGCCTCATTTACGCTGGAACGGTAAAGGTAACCTTTATGTCAAAGCCAAGGTAATAATACCTAAAAAATTAAGTCCCAAGCAAAAAGAACTTTTAAAGGAATTTGCAGATATAAGCGGAAAAGAAATCTATGTTGAAGATAAGGGTTTCTTTGATAAAGTTAAAGACGCTATTAAACACTGA